From the genome of Streptomyces sp. NBC_01304:
GGCGGGCTTGCCCGCAGCAGCCATACCCCCGACCGCTTTGCCCGCGGCGGCGCGCAGCCAGCCGGTGAGATGGTCCTTGGTGCCGAACGGCTCGCTGAGCACCAGCCGTCCGGCGCCTTCGCCCTCGGCCAGCCAGTGCAGGGCGCGGGCCGTGTCGGCGATCAGCTTGGGGTCACGGCCGAGCGTCATCGGTACGACGCACACCGGCCCTTCGCCGGCGGCCAGGGCCTCGGCCACCGCGTCGAGCAGCGGACGCCCACCGGGCACTGCCGTGAACCCGGGGGTTGTGCCGCCCAGTTCGTGCCCGCCGGCGAGCACCTGCGTCGCAGCGCTCTGCCCGGCCACCGCGGTCGCCACCGTCAGGCGCCGACGGGGTCGTGGCAGGACACCAGCTTGGTGCCGTCCGGGAAGGTCGCCTCGATCTGGATCAAGGCCGCCATGTCCCGTACGCCGTCCATGACTTCGCCGCCCGTGACGACGCCCTTGCCGATCTCCATGCACTCCGCCACGGTCTTGCCGTCGCGTGCGCCCTCCAGGATGGCCTCGCTGATGAGGGCCACGGCCTCGCTGTAGTTGAGCTTCAGACCGCGGTCGCGGCGCTTTCGGGCCAGGTCGGCCACGATGTAGACGTACAGCTTGTCGATCTCGCGCGGGGCAAGATTCATGGACGTACTCGCTTTCGGTTCCGGATGACGCCGGTCAGGCCCTCACCTGACGGCTGGTCGGTCAGGTCCTGTGCAGGCGGTTCAAAGAGGGCACGGCCGCGACGAACGCGAGGGCCGTCAGGACGAACGGCCAGGTGAAGGTGTGCCCGCCGAAGGGGTCGAAGAAGGTGCTCATGGTGGCCGTGAGGCCGGTCGCGGCGGCCGCGCCGATCACCGCGTAGACCACGCTCCACGCGCTGACGGTCAGGAAGACCCCGCACAGCGCCATCGCGACGAGGACCGCGTTGTATCCCATCAGGCCCTGCTCGATACCGTTGGTGGGCGAGCCGAGCGCCCAGGCGGTGAAGATGCCGGTGAGGCTGCCGACGCAGGCCATGATCCCCGCGGTGCGGCTGGCCCAGAAGATCCCGGCGAGGAAGATCAGGCCGACGTACCACTGCGGCATGAAGAAGATCTGGCCGATGTTGGCGAAGAACGCGTGCCACAGGTCGTGCCAGCCCAGATGCGTGGTGTCGGTGCTCGCCTTCGCCAACTCCGAGAGCCCGGGGCCCTGGTGCCATACCCGCTCGAAGCTGGGGGCCGCGATCGTCATGGCGCTGGCCATGATGCAGAACGGGATGGTGAAGGTGGGGATGTTCCAGGTGGCGAGGATGTTCGCGAGCGCGGAGGTGAGCACGACCACGACGACGCAGCCGCCGATGGCGAGCAGCACGGTGGAGAGGTGGTCTTCCCCGAGGAAGACGGCGTACCCGGTGGCGACCAGCGTGCCGTTGAACCCTTCGAGTCCCGAGGCGATGCGTCCGCGGTCCGCGCCCAACGCGTAGGCGGTGGCGGTGGAGACGGCGGTGCCGAGCAGCCCGTAGAGGCCGTATTCCCACTTGGCGGCGAACAGCGCGGCGACGAAGAAGACGCCTGTGATCGCGCTCGGCATGAAGTCGACCTGGGCGACGCCCGTGAGGGTCTCACGGGCGAACTGAACGACCTGGGTGCCGGCGGACTGCGGGAGTCGCTCCTGCTCCTGGTCGGTGGCCTGTCCGATGGCTGAGGCTTCCCTTGCTTGTGGTGATGCAGGACGTGGATGCAGGAGCATTTAGGCATAGTTGGGCGGTTTATCCCTGTATGAAATAGCTGAAGTGCTTAGATTTCATCGAAAGAGCCTCTAATTCAGCTAATAGGGACCAGGGTTGGGTCGACTCGGAGCGTCGCCCGGCCTGGGCAGCGCGAGGCCGCCGTGCGAGCCTGACCCCTGCCGTTCGCTGTCCGCCCTTCGCTGTCTGCCGCACTGCCCCGATCCGGAAGGAATCCCTTGTGATCGTCGTCGCCGGTGAAGCCCTGATCGACCTGGTCCCGCAGGCCGGCGGCGATGTGCTCGCGCCCTTGCGGCCCGCGCGCGGCGGCGGCCCGTACAACACGGCCG
Proteins encoded in this window:
- a CDS encoding urease subunit gamma → MNLAPREIDKLYVYIVADLARKRRDRGLKLNYSEAVALISEAILEGARDGKTVAECMEIGKGVVTGGEVMDGVRDMAALIQIEATFPDGTKLVSCHDPVGA
- a CDS encoding urea transporter, which codes for MLLHPRPASPQAREASAIGQATDQEQERLPQSAGTQVVQFARETLTGVAQVDFMPSAITGVFFVAALFAAKWEYGLYGLLGTAVSTATAYALGADRGRIASGLEGFNGTLVATGYAVFLGEDHLSTVLLAIGGCVVVVVLTSALANILATWNIPTFTIPFCIMASAMTIAAPSFERVWHQGPGLSELAKASTDTTHLGWHDLWHAFFANIGQIFFMPQWYVGLIFLAGIFWASRTAGIMACVGSLTGIFTAWALGSPTNGIEQGLMGYNAVLVAMALCGVFLTVSAWSVVYAVIGAAAATGLTATMSTFFDPFGGHTFTWPFVLTALAFVAAVPSLNRLHRT